A genomic segment from Mycoplasmopsis arginini encodes:
- a CDS encoding type III restriction endonuclease subunit M produces MASLKEEYLKKAEDLSISNEINQDQKNLIKEIINKFDDNDKNLQNVYQFLIKRVKLGFTFDVAPSVDSSQVALLVRNEKLSFQNKFNENQNNLIIGENYDALKNLISIERERERERASLLILM; encoded by the coding sequence ATGGCTTCTTTAAAAGAAGAATATCTTAAAAAAGCTGAAGATCTTAGCATATCAAACGAAATAAATCAAGATCAAAAAAATTTAATTAAGGAAATAATTAATAAATTTGATGATAACGATAAAAATTTACAGAATGTTTATCAATTTTTAATTAAGAGAGTGAAATTAGGTTTTACTTTTGATGTAGCACCTTCTGTTGATTCATCGCAAGTAGCCTTATTAGTTAGAAATGAAAAACTTTCATTTCAAAATAAATTTAATGAAAATCAAAATAATTTAATTATTGGAGAAAATTACGATGCTTTAAAAAATTTGATAAGCATTGAGAGAGAGAGAGAGAGAGAGAGAGCTTCTCTTCTAATTTTGATGTAA
- a CDS encoding site-specific DNA-methyltransferase, giving the protein MDPPYNTESSRTDGNNLSEKDNVASSKFIYRDKFSRTGWLNMLNERLIMARQLLKEDGVIFVSIDDSEQAYLKVLMDEIFGEENFVANLVWIKKRGPGGNTSFNYSIVKNTEYILVYAKNINNRYSITLNMMLKNWIN; this is encoded by the coding sequence ATTGATCCTCCATACAATACCGAATCATCAAGAACAGACGGTAATAATCTATCTGAAAAAGATAATGTTGCAAGTTCTAAATTTATATATCGCGATAAATTTAGTAGAACCGGCTGATTAAACATGTTAAATGAAAGATTAATAATGGCACGCCAACTTTTGAAAGAAGATGGTGTTATTTTTGTATCAATTGATGATTCAGAACAAGCTTATTTAAAAGTTTTAATGGATGAAATTTTTGGTGAAGAAAACTTTGTTGCAAATTTAGTGTGAATTAAAAAAAGAGGACCTGGTGGCAATACCTCATTTAACTATTCAATTGTTAAAAACACTGAATATATATTGGTTTATGCTAAAAATATTAATAATAGATATTCAATTACATTAAACATGATGCTGAAAAATTGAATAAATTAG
- a CDS encoding DNA methyltransferase: protein MNKLGYKLKDKHFEQRGYYKLTDLHRPSSTGSFQYTPSLDYEIKAPDGSLFKLYSNIIKPRSARYTWNYETYKKGEELGFIECVKNTEGYWVAKRKQYQFVKFNPKTHKIEKIEAGQPFENIIDNIYSQKGGEDIINILGDKNTFDFPKPQNLIKYLINMASDNKNARILDFFAGSGTTAHAVLELNREDGGNRTFTLVTNNENSIGTNVCYERLYRINIGMGSNGETNFEWIKNNNPFQSNLNVFDIKYFNTSLFNIEEGNKKIKEAYLKELDDFQLNSTNLKTLDILRELTALKPVEKLDGEKYETK from the coding sequence TTGAATAAATTAGGTTACAAATTAAAAGATAAACACTTTGAACAAAGAGGATATTATAAACTAACAGATTTACACCGTCCTTCATCAACTGGTAGTTTTCAATATACACCATCACTAGACTATGAAATTAAAGCGCCTGATGGTTCATTATTCAAATTATATTCAAATATTATTAAGCCGCGCTCTGCTCGTTATACTTGAAATTATGAAACCTATAAAAAAGGTGAAGAATTGGGTTTTATTGAGTGTGTAAAAAATACTGAAGGCTATTGAGTTGCCAAAAGAAAACAATATCAATTTGTGAAATTCAACCCTAAAACACACAAAATAGAAAAAATCGAAGCTGGTCAGCCTTTTGAAAACATTATCGATAATATTTATTCACAAAAAGGTGGGGAAGATATTATAAATATACTAGGTGATAAAAACACTTTTGATTTTCCTAAACCACAAAATTTAATTAAATATTTAATTAATATGGCTTCTGATAACAAAAATGCTCGTATATTAGACTTTTTTGCTGGTTCAGGCACTACAGCACACGCTGTTTTAGAATTAAATCGTGAAGATGGTGGAAATAGAACTTTTACATTAGTAACTAATAATGAAAATAGTATTGGTACTAATGTTTGTTATGAAAGATTGTATCGCATCAATATAGGTATGGGTTCTAACGGGGAAACTAATTTTGAATGAATTAAAAATAACAATCCATTTCAATCAAATTTAAATGTTTTTGATATTAAATATTTTAATACTTCACTATTTAATATTGAAGAGGGTAATAAAAAAATAAAGGAAGCCTACTTAAAAGAATTGGATGATTTTCAACTAAATTCAACTAATTTAAAAACTTTAGATATCTTAAGAGAGTTAACTGCTTTAAAACCAGTAGAAAAATTAGATGGTGAGAAATATGAGACTAAGTAA
- a CDS encoding DEAD/DEAH box helicase family protein: MRLSKCQEITVNELVSKFNPLQKNIIDFQAPTGSGKTFMITNMIDRLISKFPNEKLTFVIATLSSANLPKQMLDNLNDYKKYLHNNFITIERKESPSTKDSKVKDGHYQIMAKRNNILILGTQSFGKGRIFTEEGTINGFINQIKSENYKLIYIRDEAHYGGEAKKENNKFLDYSLEENLSKQLNKTKDESKKFELLMQDAAHFIVKMTATPKGKNDLVLLNEKDLEEDNIILLKKVSKYNEGINSLKSEEISNNDILELACKKFKEVKNRYANYQEEPFLQNINPAMLIQVRDDYKNKHEEFEKEINSIISILNKNGLTWVKYFGSNDVDSSIRLINNSLRSISHNHSDIDVIIFKIGPATGWNIPRACMLVQLRNVSSDSLNTQTLGRIKRNPNPEADYSNSSIALNYYYYSNIQESSRQRITLVLKNEFKDEKFKVGSIDRSEIKKRVNNPKYLEDLISLLDINQLNAEFNKYYNYYKKYKFIVVSEENYGNKKLITNKIQNNIELEIYKENFLLENKTYFSKNIILAIENWFFTCKRDDRLHDLFSVNLMWLIISIFKMEQIKSKFSEIINSSKIESKIYKISEKSLPYNNDLLVKENSKEMDIPDAKYAYENLRSKKENSNINYFDSKVETKFLSLLKDYIINNDQNYKIKIWTKNPVFHGLFLEYFDDDNNVSKSFPDFIIKISLNNESKQEHIFYIETKDSNDKSIKISNILKGYKKYFDDKNVPLFDQFSNENLTLIVAKVNQKEKNSINFQGSSSIKNVEKLLNENKEKEKPITFLIDLFNSI; encoded by the coding sequence ATGAGACTAAGTAAATGTCAAGAAATAACAGTGAATGAATTAGTTTCTAAATTTAACCCTCTGCAAAAAAATATAATTGATTTTCAAGCACCGACAGGTTCGGGAAAAACTTTTATGATAACTAATATGATAGACAGATTAATTTCTAAATTTCCTAATGAAAAATTAACATTTGTAATTGCTACATTATCTTCAGCAAATTTACCTAAACAAATGCTAGATAATTTAAACGATTACAAAAAATATCTTCATAACAACTTTATTACAATAGAAAGAAAAGAGTCTCCTTCGACCAAAGATTCAAAAGTTAAAGACGGTCATTATCAAATAATGGCAAAAAGAAATAATATTTTAATTTTGGGAACCCAATCTTTTGGGAAAGGTAGAATTTTTACGGAAGAAGGAACAATAAATGGCTTTATAAATCAAATAAAGTCTGAAAATTATAAGTTAATTTATATTAGAGATGAAGCACATTATGGCGGAGAGGCTAAAAAAGAAAATAATAAATTTTTAGATTATTCACTTGAAGAAAATTTGTCTAAACAACTTAACAAAACAAAAGATGAAAGTAAAAAGTTTGAGCTTCTAATGCAAGATGCGGCGCATTTTATTGTTAAAATGACGGCTACTCCAAAGGGAAAAAATGATTTAGTTTTATTAAATGAAAAAGATTTAGAAGAAGATAACATAATACTTTTAAAAAAAGTTTCTAAATATAACGAAGGAATAAATTCTTTAAAATCAGAAGAGATTTCAAATAATGACATTCTTGAGCTTGCTTGTAAAAAATTTAAAGAAGTAAAAAATAGGTATGCAAATTACCAAGAGGAACCATTTTTACAAAATATTAATCCGGCAATGCTAATACAGGTTCGCGATGATTATAAAAATAAACATGAAGAATTCGAAAAAGAAATTAATAGTATAATTTCAATTTTAAATAAAAATGGACTAACATGAGTTAAATATTTTGGTTCTAACGATGTCGATTCTTCAATAAGATTAATAAATAATTCACTAAGATCTATATCACACAATCACTCAGATATTGATGTAATTATTTTTAAAATTGGCCCCGCTACAGGTTGAAATATTCCAAGAGCCTGTATGCTAGTCCAACTTAGAAATGTTTCTTCAGATAGTTTAAATACCCAAACTTTAGGAAGAATAAAAAGAAACCCAAATCCTGAAGCAGATTATTCAAATAGTTCAATTGCTCTAAACTATTATTATTATTCAAATATTCAAGAATCAAGCCGGCAAAGAATTACTTTAGTTTTAAAGAACGAATTTAAAGACGAAAAATTTAAAGTTGGTTCAATTGATAGATCTGAAATAAAGAAAAGAGTAAATAATCCAAAATATTTAGAGGATTTAATATCTTTATTAGATATTAATCAACTCAACGCAGAATTTAATAAATATTATAATTATTATAAAAAATATAAATTTATCGTTGTTAGCGAAGAAAACTATGGTAATAAAAAATTAATAACGAATAAAATTCAAAATAATATTGAACTTGAAATTTATAAAGAAAATTTTTTATTAGAAAATAAAACATATTTTTCAAAAAACATTATTTTAGCTATTGAAAATTGGTTTTTTACTTGTAAAAGGGATGATCGCCTTCATGATTTATTTTCAGTAAATTTGATGTGACTTATAATATCTATTTTTAAAATGGAACAAATTAAAAGTAAATTTTCTGAAATTATTAATAGTTCAAAAATCGAAAGCAAGATTTATAAAATTTCTGAAAAGTCCTTACCATATAATAATGACTTATTAGTTAAGGAAAACAGTAAGGAAATGGATATTCCGGATGCTAAATATGCATATGAAAATTTAAGAAGTAAAAAAGAAAATTCTAATATTAATTATTTTGATTCAAAAGTAGAAACTAAATTTTTAAGTCTCTTAAAAGACTATATCATTAATAATGATCAAAATTACAAGATTAAAATTTGAACTAAGAATCCTGTTTTTCATGGTTTATTTTTAGAATATTTTGATGATGATAATAATGTTTCTAAATCTTTTCCTGACTTTATAATAAAAATATCCCTAAATAATGAAAGTAAACAAGAACATATTTTTTATATTGAAACCAAGGATTCAAATGACAAATCTATTAAGATTTCAAATATCTTAAAAGGTTATAAAAAATATTTTGATGATAAAAATGTTCCACTATTCGACCAATTTTCCAATGAAAATTTAACTTTAATTGTTGCTAAAGTAAATCAAAAAGAAAAAAACAGTATTAATTTTCAAGGGTCTAGTTCCATTAAAAATGTTGAAAAATTATTAAACGAAAATAAAGAAAAAGAAAAACCAATTACCTTTTTAATTGATTTGTTTAATTCAATATAA
- the pip gene encoding prolyl aminopeptidase: protein MFEPIEPYKSGYLKVSDIHSIYYEEVGNPNGRPILFVHGGPGGGVSESNRQYFDPKHYRIILFDQRGCGKSIPSAEIRENTTLDLISDMEKLRKELNIDKWILFGGSWGSCLSLIYAINYPEKVSGMILRGVFLGRYEDDQYLYQQGASYYFPEAYEEFSGFIPKDERNDLIKAYNKYLNSDNLDVAYKAAYHWAKWELGLITIEPLADIETILSNSKSNLELARLENHYFINHIFLEDNYILNNIERIKNIPTIIIHGRYDMDCRPEGAYFLHKELNNSKLNFVIAGHSSKEEKIAQALVDATEEFKRI, encoded by the coding sequence ATGTTTGAACCTATTGAACCTTATAAAAGTGGTTATTTAAAAGTTAGTGATATTCATAGTATTTATTATGAAGAAGTTGGAAATCCAAATGGAAGACCAATATTATTTGTTCACGGTGGACCTGGGGGTGGAGTTTCTGAATCAAACCGTCAATATTTCGATCCTAAACATTATCGTATTATTTTATTTGATCAAAGAGGATGTGGAAAATCAATTCCATCTGCAGAAATAAGAGAGAATACAACCTTAGATCTAATTTCAGATATGGAAAAATTAAGAAAAGAATTAAATATTGATAAATGAATCTTATTTGGCGGTTCATGAGGTTCTTGTTTAAGTTTAATTTATGCTATTAATTATCCAGAAAAAGTTAGTGGGATGATTTTGCGTGGTGTTTTCTTAGGTAGATATGAAGATGACCAATATTTATATCAACAAGGAGCTTCTTATTATTTTCCCGAAGCCTATGAAGAATTTTCAGGATTTATTCCTAAAGATGAAAGAAATGACTTAATTAAAGCATATAATAAATATTTAAATAGTGATAATTTAGATGTTGCCTATAAGGCTGCATATCATTGAGCAAAATGAGAATTGGGTTTAATTACAATAGAGCCTTTAGCTGATATTGAAACTATTTTATCTAATTCAAAAAGTAATTTGGAATTAGCAAGACTGGAAAATCATTACTTTATTAATCATATTTTTTTAGAAGATAATTACATTTTAAATAATATTGAAAGAATTAAAAATATTCCAACAATTATTATTCATGGAAGATATGACATGGACTGTCGTCCTGAAGGAGCTTACTTTCTTCATAAGGAATTAAATAACTCAAAGTTAAATTTCGTTATAGCAGGTCATTCATCTAAAGAAGAAAAAATAGCACAAGCTTTAGTCGACGCTACTGAAGAATTTAAAAGAATATAG